The genome window ACCCGCTCGTCCCCGGTTACGAATCGGTGGGCGAGGTGGTGGACGCGCGACCGGGTGCGGGGATTGCGATCGGAACGCGCGTGTTCGTGCCGGGGGCCGATTGCTATGACGGGCTGCGCGGCCTCTTCGGCGGGGCGTCCCGGCGGATCGTGACGCCGGCCGCTCGGGTTACGCCGATCGACCCGGAACTCGGACGCGACGGTGCGATCCTCGCGCTTGCCGCGACGGCGCGGCACACGATCGCCGGTCTCAGGACCGACTTGCCAGACCTGATCGTTGGCCACGGAACGCTCGGCCGCCTTCTGGCGCGGTTGACCGTGCTGGCCGGCGGATCGCCTACGATCTGGGAGGTCGACCCTTCACGGCGCAGCGGCGCGCGCGGCTACGAGGTGATCGATCCCGCGGGCGACGAGACACGGAATTACGGCACGATCTTCGACGCATCGGGCCGCGCCGATCTGCTGCCCGAACTCATCGGGCGCATCGCCAAGGGCGGCGAGATCGTGCTCGCGGGCTTCTACACCGACCCGATCAGCTTTGCCTTTCCGCCTGCCTTCATGAAGGAGGCGCGGCTCCGCGTCGCCGCCGAATGGACCCCCTCCGACATGCGCGTGGTGACTGATCTGGTCGGCTCCGGCGCGCTCGACCTCGGTGGGCTCGTCACGCATTCGGCACGGCCCGACGATGCCGTCGCGGCCTACGAGACGGCCTTCACCGATCCGGCCTGTCTCAAGATGATACTCGACTGGAAGGACGTGGCATGAGCCTCGACGATCCGAACACCCCGAACCTTCGCGACTACGACGCCAAGCTGCGCGACGAGGCGGCCGAGCCGTCGCTCGAGGTGCCGCAATCCGAGCCGACGAAGCACACGCAGATCATCGCGATCTACGGCAAGGGCGGCATCGGCAAATCCTTCACCCTCGCCAATCTCAGTCACATGATGGCCGAAGAGGGCAAGCGCGTCCTGCTGATCGGGTGCGATCCGAAATCCGACACGACCTCGCTCCTCTTCGGGGGCAAGGCCTGCCCGACGATCATCGAGACCTCGACCCGCAAGAAGCTTGCCGGCGAGGAGGTGAAGATCGGCGATGTCTGCTTCAAGCGCGGCGGCGTCTTCGCAATGGAGCTTGGCGGGCCCGAGGTCGGCCGCGGCTGTGGCGGGCGCGGCATCATCCACGGCTTCGAACTGCTTGAGAAACTCGGCTTCCACGACTGGGATTTCGACTACGTTCTGCTCGACTTCCTGGGCGACGTGGTTTGCGGCGGCTTCGGCCTGCCCATCGCGCGTGACATGGCGCAGAAGGTCATCCTCGTCGGATCGAACGATCTGCAAAGCCTCTACGTCGCAAACAACGTCTGCTCGGCTGTCGAATATTTCCGCAAGATGGGCGGCAATGTCGGTGTCGCGGGTCTTGTCGTGAACAAGGATGACGGGTCGGGCGAGGCGCATGCCTTCGCCGAAGCCGTGGGCATTCCGGTTCTGGCCGCGATCCCGGCCGACGACGATCTGCGCAAGAAATCCGCGAACTACCAGATTGTGGGTTCGCGTGCCTCGCCTTGGGGTGGCCTCTTCGCCGGGCTGGCCGAGGCCGTGGGGGTGGCCCCCGGCCTGCGCCCCGCGCCCCTCGATCAGGACGGTCTGCTTGGGCTTTTCGACAGCAAGGACACGGGCGGCGACGTGGTACTCGAACCCGCGAGCGATGCCGACATGCGCGGCAAGAAGGGAGTGGCGAAGGCCTCGCTCGAGGTGATCTACGACGAGGTCTGAGTTGAGAGCGCCGGGGGCCAGCCCCCGGACCCCCGGAGTATTTCAGGACAGATGAAGGACGATATGACCCGCAAACCCGAATATGACGAAAGCCCGGAGACGCAAGTAGCGCCCGAACTTGCCGTCGATCCGGAGGCGGGCGACGGGCTCGGATGCCATGCTGGCGCAGGCCGGATGGAAGCGGCAGCGCGCGCGGCGGGTCAGAGCGAACTTCTCGACCGCTACGCCGCCGACTACCCCCGGGGCCCCCACGACAAGCCGCAGAGCATGTGCCCCGCCTTCGGGTCGCTGCGCGTGGGGCTCAGGATGCGGCGGGTTGCGACGGTGCTGTCGGGCTCGGCCTGCTGCGTCTACGGGTTGAGCTTCGTGAGCCATTTCTACGGCGCGCGCCGCTCGGTCGGTTATGTGCCTTTCGATTCCGAAAGCCTCGTGACCGGCAAGCTCTTCGAGGATATCCGCGAGAGCGTCCACGACATGGCGGATCCCGACCGTTACGACGCCATCGTGGTCACCAATCTTTGCGTCCCGACCGCGTCCGGCGTTCCGTTGCGACTCCTCCCAAAGGAGATCAACGGCGTCCGTATCATCGGCATCGACGTGCCGGGCTTCGGCATTCCGACCCATGCCGAAGCGAAGGATGTCCTTGCGGGGGCGATGCTGAAATACGCGCGGGAAGAGGCCGAGGCCGGTCCCGTCGCGCGCCCCGCCGCCCATCGCGACGACCGCCCGCAGGTCGCGCTCCTTGGCGAGATGTTCCCGGCCGATCCGATGATGATCGGCGCAATGCTTGCGCCGATGGGTCTTGCCGCCGGTCCGGTCGTGCCCTGCCGCGAATGGCGCGAACTCTACGGCGCGCTTGATTGCGAGGCGGTCGCGGCGATCCACCCCTTCTATACCGCGGCCATGCGCGAATTCCGCGCGGCGGGACGTCCGGTCGTGGGCTCCGCGCCCGTAGGTCGCGACGGCACGGCCGACTGGCTCGCCGGCATTGGCGAGGCGTTCGGGATCGCGGCCGACAAGGTCGCGGCCGCGCAGAACCAGTTCCTTCCCGCGATCGAGGGCGCGCTTTCGGGTGCCAGGATCGACGGCACGATCACGCTGTCGGGCTACGAGGGCAGCGAGCTTCTCGTGGCGCGTCTTCTGGTCGAGAGTGGGGCGGAGGTTCCTTACGTCGGCACCGCGTGCCCCCGCACACCCGAGAGCGAAGCGGACCGTCAATGGCTTGAGGCGAAGGGGGCCAAGGTCGTCTATCGCGCCTCGCTCGAGGATGATCTCTCGGCGATGGAAGGCCTGCGCCCGGACCTCGCCATCGGCACGACGCCCCTGGTGCAGAAGGCCAAGGAGCTGGGCGTCCCGTCGCTCTATTTTACCAACCTCATTTCGGCGCGTCCCCTGATGGGGCCTGCCGGGGCCGGATCGCTCGCACAGGTCGTGAATG of Palleronia sp. LCG004 contains these proteins:
- the bchC gene encoding chlorophyll synthesis pathway protein BchC, with protein sequence METSAIILDAPRALGLGPAMLRDPQDGDVVIDILHSGISTGTEKLFWTGEMPPFPGMGYPLVPGYESVGEVVDARPGAGIAIGTRVFVPGADCYDGLRGLFGGASRRIVTPAARVTPIDPELGRDGAILALAATARHTIAGLRTDLPDLIVGHGTLGRLLARLTVLAGGSPTIWEVDPSRRSGARGYEVIDPAGDETRNYGTIFDASGRADLLPELIGRIAKGGEIVLAGFYTDPISFAFPPAFMKEARLRVAAEWTPSDMRVVTDLVGSGALDLGGLVTHSARPDDAVAAYETAFTDPACLKMILDWKDVA
- a CDS encoding chlorophyllide a reductase iron protein subunit X, with product MSLDDPNTPNLRDYDAKLRDEAAEPSLEVPQSEPTKHTQIIAIYGKGGIGKSFTLANLSHMMAEEGKRVLLIGCDPKSDTTSLLFGGKACPTIIETSTRKKLAGEEVKIGDVCFKRGGVFAMELGGPEVGRGCGGRGIIHGFELLEKLGFHDWDFDYVLLDFLGDVVCGGFGLPIARDMAQKVILVGSNDLQSLYVANNVCSAVEYFRKMGGNVGVAGLVVNKDDGSGEAHAFAEAVGIPVLAAIPADDDLRKKSANYQIVGSRASPWGGLFAGLAEAVGVAPGLRPAPLDQDGLLGLFDSKDTGGDVVLEPASDADMRGKKGVAKASLEVIYDEV
- the bchY gene encoding chlorophyllide a reductase subunit Y, whose product is MTRKPEYDESPETQVAPELAVDPEAGDGLGCHAGAGRMEAAARAAGQSELLDRYAADYPRGPHDKPQSMCPAFGSLRVGLRMRRVATVLSGSACCVYGLSFVSHFYGARRSVGYVPFDSESLVTGKLFEDIRESVHDMADPDRYDAIVVTNLCVPTASGVPLRLLPKEINGVRIIGIDVPGFGIPTHAEAKDVLAGAMLKYAREEAEAGPVARPAAHRDDRPQVALLGEMFPADPMMIGAMLAPMGLAAGPVVPCREWRELYGALDCEAVAAIHPFYTAAMREFRAAGRPVVGSAPVGRDGTADWLAGIGEAFGIAADKVAAAQNQFLPAIEGALSGARIDGTITLSGYEGSELLVARLLVESGAEVPYVGTACPRTPESEADRQWLEAKGAKVVYRASLEDDLSAMEGLRPDLAIGTTPLVQKAKELGVPSLYFTNLISARPLMGPAGAGSLAQVVNAAMGNRNRMARMKAFFEGVGEGDATGVWQGEPNLRPDFRAQNLRKLERQAKARKAQEMI